A stretch of DNA from Plasmodium cynomolgi strain B DNA, scaffold: 0955, whole genome shotgun sequence:
ATTATGGTTGTTACTGGAATTGACAGAGTTGCTGTTTTGGGTATACTTACTGCAGTTGATGCAATTACAGTAGTTAACGAACTCGATGAGCTTGCTACAACTGCTGAAGCTTTTTAACCTCCTGGGGCTGCTGAACCTCTGTGGATTCAGGATGAACTGCTTTAAAATTTGGTCTCTCtgcatttttacatttttataatttagaTATAAGAGACTACAGTTCATACTTATCTttacaaggaaaataatcagTATCATTCGATGACAAAGAAAATAAACTTCCACAATGCTTATACTTATATCCCTCGTGTACTGAcataaaaattcaaaagatATGATAAATACTTATCGCAATCCGTTCTATTTTCGGAAGtacaaacatttttaatcttttcaagatttttaaaataaatatatgaaaatatcctattttttaattcatttaatttaa
This window harbors:
- a CDS encoding CYIR protein (putative;~vir-type antigen), with protein sequence YTRDISISIVEVYFLCHRMILIIFLVKISMNCSLLYLNYKNVKMQRDQILKQFILNPQRFSSPRRLKSFSSCSKLIEFVNYCNCINCSKIINYYILKDKNIMLEAIIYFSFKCIIIK